Proteins found in one Deltaproteobacteria bacterium genomic segment:
- a CDS encoding helix-turn-helix domain-containing protein gives MSAGTPKLLTVDEALEVLRISRSKLHQLVRQGELAAVRLGRRTPFRPEALSELVASHETRAEKASARLPGLR, from the coding sequence CGCCGGCACGCCGAAGCTGCTCACCGTCGACGAGGCCCTCGAGGTGCTGAGGATCTCCCGCTCGAAGCTCCATCAGCTCGTGCGCCAGGGCGAACTCGCCGCGGTGAGGCTCGGCCGGCGCACCCCCTTCCGTCCCGAAGCCCTCTCTGAGTTGGTCGCGTCCCACGAGACGCGGGCAGAGAAGGCCTCCGCGCGGCTTCCGGGCCTGCGGTGA